In Miscanthus floridulus cultivar M001 chromosome 5, ASM1932011v1, whole genome shotgun sequence, one genomic interval encodes:
- the LOC136454383 gene encoding putative E3 ubiquitin-protein ligase SINA-like 6, with product MNLDAFECPICLSVFQGSIFQCKNGHVVCDACRVHIQGSCPSCREPVGEIRCRALEDAIAGVVVPCAFCSHGCRQLFKLKEMRDHEAFHCQQAPFACPLPACAYSAASAPLLHDNILDAHALDRDRSFSLVGSTWWVSLRRSMPFMVLLDRVERRVFLLLNGGDVRSGRSLSVVCLGPRPAANKSLELKLEVGVAGEPGALSMSATGSVACMRSWAGQYPTDGFLFVPDAYYSLDRVVVKVHVDHAHALDRLASFVRRYHDAVKPLDLLLLVLLLVFFAMAVNVRRALDNYKTRMQ from the exons ATGAATCTGGACGCGTTTGAGTGCCCCATCTGCCTCTCGGTGTTCCAAGGATCCATCTTCCAG TGCAAGAACGGGCACGTCGTGTGCGATGCCTGCCGCGTTCACATCCAAGGGAGCTGCCCGTCCTGTCGCGAGCCCGTCGGCGAGATCCGGTGCCGGGCGCTGGAGGACGCCATCGCCGGCGTGGTCGTCCCCTGCGCGTTCTGCAGCCATGGGTGCAGGCAGCTGTTCAAGCTCAAGGAGATGCGGGACCACGAGGCGTTCCACTGCCAGCAAGCGCCGTTCGCGTGCCCGTTACCGGCGTGCGCCTACTCCGCGGCGTCCGCGCCGCTCCTCCACGACAACATCCTGGACGCGCACGCCCTCGACAGAGACCGCAGCTTCAGCCTCGTCGGGTCCACGTGGTGGGTGTCGCTGCGCCGGAGCATGCCGTTCATGGTGCTCCTGGACCGGGTGGAACGGCGCGTGTTCCTGCTGCTCAACGGCGGGGACGTTCGCTCGGGTCGGTCGCTGTCGGTGGTCTGCCTCGGCCCGCGCCCCGCGGCCAACAAGTCGCTGGAGTTGAAGCTGGAGGTGGGCGTCGCCGGCGAACCCGGCGCGCTCTCGATGTCGGCAACGGGCTCCGTGGCCTGCATGCGCAGCTGGGCGGGGCAATACCCTACTGACGGGTTCCTGTTCGTGCCGGACGCGTACTACTCCTTGGACCGTGTCGTCGTCAAAGTCCATGTGGACCATGCCCATGCCCTAGATAGGCTTGCTAGTTTCGTACGACGCTACCACGACGCAGTGAAACCATTGGATCTGTTGTTGTTGGTGTTACTTTTGGTTTTCTTCGCAATGGCTGTCAATGTAAGACGAGCTCTGGATAATTACAAAACTAGAATGCAGTGA